The following nucleotide sequence is from Acyrthosiphon pisum isolate AL4f chromosome A2, pea_aphid_22Mar2018_4r6ur, whole genome shotgun sequence.
aactctttgtgtatcaccatagaaacgaataaaaaattgtaatattttaatattaattcaacttacagactataataaataataacaatataaagtaTCCAAACTGACAAACTGTttctactcagaatcgtttttcttatacaatgatatacttatcattgaattcaagtttaatacaattcattatacattgataaacttgtaacctacagcagagcgacatccacttacccgctttttttaaatttgttttatcatattattatttaataattaaaaactcaaaaatttcaaatcgtCTTATAtacatatggtatatttatttaataaagagtaatttGGTGGTTAGGGAGGCTTTGCCCTCCACAGTtctgttttctaaaaattatctggaccctccccatgACAAATTCCTTAATACGCCTCTGGTGAAATGACAATTTTATAGTCACTACCACACCGCCACCAACATTCGATTCTATGTATAAGAGGAAAAATAAAGTTAGATactaatacctactatagtatttACCTAGTAAGTGTCCTAACTCTTAGCAGGTACTAGGTAGGTGGTGCCTACCAATTTATTTggataaattgttatataaaccAATaaccatacaaaataaattaaatttattagttgaTCTATGCACTATTTGGTCTAGGTACTACCCAGAGGTGGATTTAGAAATTGAAAATGGGACAGGCTAAGCGAAAAAATTTACTTCAAGCACTTAAAAGCATAGGCATTGAGCTTATGTTTttgtaatgaatataatattcattgtacatgcataggtactataaaatagtaataatattgaaatattgaaataaatatttaggtatttatgcAAATGAACTTGCGCCCAAATAAAaagggtacataatatatacctattattataacataacaccatattattacaatatcaagtGGCGTATTAAGGGGAGCGGGGGGAGATTGCCCCAAGGTGTCAAATTCTGAGTCCTCAAAGGGGTGCTGTCGCTAGAggtcataacaaaaaaaattatttattttctattttattgaatttattgagaaattatattaatgataagtgataacctcTATCTTTCTTTTAATATCTTTTAcatttctatataggtataatataataaaattaataatacatatatatataatgtattttgttatattgtcataaaaaaaccggccaagtgcgagtcggactcgtgcacaaagggttccgtaccatcatcagctataaacatgtcggcgacactgcttatattatatattttaggatttttagtatttgttgataaagcggcaacagaaatacataatctgtgaaaatttcaactttctaactttcatggttcatgagatacagcctggtgacagacagCGCAGCTTTTGTAATAGGGTCTATCTACAATTTACcatacggaaccctaaaaaggctgaattctaaaattatattttgttttatttgattataagcGTTGACTTTTTCATTAGGAATAAATGGAGtggtaatggtaaaataaaagtgttctctAAATTAGTGGAAACAAATGCAATAAGgggaaaatatacattttgcgTTATCACTTTTTGTAGGGGTTCAAACTGGTATAATCGTtataaaaccgaaaccaaaaacaaaatcaaaaccgaaaccaaaaaaaattggatCTGGTATTACCTTCAAAACCGGAACAGGAAAACAATGTTTAACGGAGAgaaaaagtaaattgtaaattagaTGGTGCTTAAAAGTTTTTTGTGACTATGATAGTATACCTAATAGGAAACTGAGAAGAAAGGGGGTGCCAAAATCGTAATTACGCCTCTGAcaatatcacaattttattatcaaacaacaagtatattatgttaaacgaaATTAGGTACATATCAAGGAAAGAGTAGTTCTCATTTGTTAGTTTCATTTTTAACGATTAATGGGCTCATTACACATATAATCTGTTGAGCAGAGAGGAATATGAAAATTCTGGATCCGCGCCTGTTGTATGGAAAACAccatttactttattttttataccacgACTACCTAgctgaattatataaattgcgtTATCGAAAAAATTTTCGTTTCAACATATCTATGACgattagttaaaatgtattgtcttTATGACTTTGTCTATTATCGAGATACGCcgatatatacctacgtagcaTTGTATTTTAGCCTTTAGGTGTGTTCATTTTTTCCCGGGTTGAGATATATTTACTTAGCCAagagtgaaatatttttgagtaccTAATGAGTAATGTCTAAGTGGGAGATTtcatagccccccccccttgtATCCACGTCTGCAGGTAGgcacctactatattatactgtactgtaatattataataccatacattattaggtactgtagtttttttttatagactaccatacaaattttaattgataataactacaaaacacaaaataattaatatcaaataatgtttattaaatgtaaaaatattaacttatatttttatacttaggtaGTTTTATACTTACGTAGCTTTCTATGAAGTGCCTAACTATAGTAAAGtagtaaataagtatttttaattatttcctaatattatatgttaagaTTAAATCTATAAaggttaaaatcaaataataataatatattcaaaatgtaggtaatatgtatacactataaattattatagccttattataattttgtcggAGTGGTGAAGggtctaatatttttttttttatcaggtcTATTTACTGTAAGTATACGCATTGATGTTCCACAAATATTGTTAGAATCGTCGGTGAATGACGTtggttttgcattttttttttcagaggtCATTTGTTGTTGTTTTCTAATTTTCGGAGTACACAGTTTTTGTAATCGCACATCAtcctgaaattaaataaattatattcattatgatTCATCGTTAGGTAGTacgaaatatttgattattagttatgatGACTATTATGACTTGATAAGagcttgaaaaattattgtatttattagtttacaggtatacctatagccatataggtaataggtacctaggtatttattcGAACTCCTAAGCAAGCCTggacaagttaatgataatttttaactgagttaagttaagttaatgtaaaacattttaactcagttaatagttaaaagttaacctaattttttttaattcagttaagttaaaagttgtatgaacattttcaatttacttattaacttaagttaagttaagttattttttttttataatatctttataaatacccagtaatatggtttaaataataaaaatcataaatattattgaatacaggaaatagccaatagcttttctatacatgggtactgaattaatagaattatgaagtaggtacgaaaaaaaatacaaaattgaaaatgccaaaacaaataaaaccttttgatttattaatacactaatacagataagtactatacattttttttaaattattaaataaaaataacatggtatttaagaatgtacttaattttaaactctgaatactttttcagggaactaaaagtctaaaactgttagagaatatagccaactttatacttcagtaaaatatttatatttataaatatttatttaagaaattgatttaactatatttgtaattccctattctagtaaatggttatgtaatatcaataataatttttatttttattatttaattatttataaattaacttaacttgaattttattaaaagtaacttgttatttattaagttaatatcaattaaaataagttaagttaaaaattaagttaatgaaaattaaatttaaaaaagtcaagttaaaagttaaaattaacttaacttttaactttttaacgcgtttatcCCAGGTTTGCTcctaagtaggtattaatagtatcaatttataaaatataacgtaaaATACCTGTTCCACGTccataaactgttttaaaattttttttaactccatATTTTCGGTTTCTAGTTGTTCAACTTCTTTCATTTTCTTGAAGCGGACTAAACATAATACAATccgaattacaaaataaaacatttttttcaaactgaAACAAATATATCAAAGGTATACATATGTGTGCGTACGGTGTAACgtttggtaatattttataattgcttTTTCGAATACATCCCACAGGATCAAACGATCTTCAGGAAATGCGTACATGAACTGTTTCCAATAATCACTTATATCTTTTAAGCTTAAAGTGtttgttaagtaaaaatcaGAACTATTTTGGCCACGTTGGTCTAAAACCTTTGATTTTGAAGTatcgatacatttttttatgatacgaAGATAATCTGTATCATTAATCGTTATGGAATGGTTAGGATTATCGCATGGTTTTCTTTGAATAGTTGGATCtcctaaaaaatgaaaaattataagtactttTATATTCTCACGTTAGAAACCGGTTTCAATTAAATTTGGATGTCActacagtattattaattattagggttcggatttgaaggtAAATGCCtttcttttattaatcataatagaaaaataattatatacaaacatgtgtttcatttaatttcttagacgatggatgcatttttttttgcctttttttgcctcaaaatgtgtgcatttgaaagtgtttaaaaaatgttcactattttattttgtagtttatttatgaattgcctttttatataaattaaatgcctttttttgccttttttcacattttaaatgctttttttattgattatattgccttcaaatccgaaccctattaattattattttgttataacctAAGTTAGGTATAAACAATTTGGGCCTTGGAGAAAGAAGTCGgattatgttttacaaaaaatgtctgacaaatacatatttttaaaacaatttatatttattgctttTACTTTCTTCTTTGATATTTTGACTGTATTTCAATTGTGTGGcttctaaaaaattattttgttcttcGTTTTCCATTTGAAAATGTTCGAATTCCACCTGAGAAACTGCTtgagctattattattttgtcttatttcaaaaatataaagcaCGTGTTACTCACGAGAGTGTTGAGATTTTATAGCTGGGTTTGAATCATTTTCACTGCACAATTGTTCAAAGTCTGTCAGCGATAAGGAAACTAAACAAaacattgtttcaaaaataataataaaacaattaggaACTTTCGATCATCATTATTTGTAATCGTAACAAAACATAAagctaaacaatttttatcaattatttaatttcataaaaataatcgtaGATGATGATGGGTATGTTAAATAGCATTTAGGAATTGagatgttttttattataataatactacaatattatagtggCTATACATTTAGCTCATCGTACATGTGATAGTCGAATTGTCAGAGTCTGTATTAGCACGTTCTAATGACTGATagtcattatattttgtgtttacaaTCGTGTTGATATCATAATCAAGTGGTGTTGGCTTttctttgaaaaaatgtatattattatttgaacgtTTTCTAAAatgatacaaacaattttttttttcaattgttaatttttaacgtaaaaatgttatacttttgTGACACGTTCGCGGATAAGGTTCTTTCCGTGTATTTCGTATGATTTTCCGTAAACATCAGTATACTATCGATTAATTTGTTTCTAGATTTGGGTTTCCATTCACTGTAAAatgttagataaaaaaatattagtggaCGTCACACAACCGTGAATTTTTGTTCAATAGGCCTGCCGAATTCAAACCTATCTATATTTGCTGGCTGATTTATGTCAGTCCTATGCCACATGACTGGACCTTCACAAATCGCACAGGTCGCCATCGATTGGGCGTACGATAATAAACACCGCCACGAGTCGATGTTGTTCAAACCGTATGCTGCCATCgcgttgtataataaaataagattatttttcggatgagatttaataatttcaatcagTTCGTTGTCTAatataaaagaattatttttcatagtcATGTCAAAAATCAATTGCAACAGTGCCCGTTCCCTGGTATCCGTGTACGAGTCAACTGATTTTTTATCATTCTGAACTCGCAAGTCCATAGTAaaactatctaaaaaaaaaacaatttaataagtattattgatGTAAAGTCAGAGACGTGTCCAGAATTTCCCCACCCTTCAgacgataatttaattttactacacccttattatgaatataaattgttgacaaattaaattaatattacacaatgctaaatattattaaatagaaaaaaaattaacatgggCAAACGTCTCTCCTTTATTTCCAATAATTAAGTGATCTCTCTATATAGTTagtcatatattcatatatcatATACCTTCCTTACTAGGTGTATTTGGTTTTGTACTGTAAGATGGAAGATTGCTAACGTCAAGATATTTGAGTTTTGGTGGTGGCTGCCAATCAATACCTAATTGTGTTTCGTATATGAATCTATCGACTTTGAAAATCTTTATATAACgaattagttaattaaaataaaaataaaagttataaaagtgttttagactttttataattaattaaaaacaaatgattaCTCTTTCTAAATGAATATTGATTTCTTTTTGAGAAAAATCCCACAATTCTTTGTACGTCTTTTCTTGGATTTCTGCAAATCGTTCCGCCTTTTTTTCGTGACGCTCAATATCTTGTTTCAACTTTTCAATTTCACCCTGCAATAAAGGAACTTTGGCTTgaaaatcagttttattttctCTTAAAATTTTCTTCtttgttgataaaatatcctgtaatctaattttaaacacaacgtcaatattgtttttttagttcTATTGTCAGCTATATGATATGCACTTATTGATCTTTCTCCTTTGAGTAGCTTTTGCACAAGCGTTTTCTTCTTCTCGTCTCTTTAGCacttgataattataatttagtttctcCACATT
It contains:
- the LOC100160150 gene encoding dynein regulatory complex protein 1, with amino-acid sequence MDQQREYRIDNANKGWETLFNKTILIETDSINNRLAMIEKKENNIMKQYEMNEEIIRNLKSNMNTELNYIQREFELIKLKCVDNVEKLNYNYQVLKRREEENACAKATQRRKINKLQDILSTKKKILRENKTDFQAKVPLLQGEIEKLKQDIERHEKKAERFAEIQEKTYKELWDFSQKEINIHLERIFKVDRFIYETQLGIDWQPPPKLKYLDVSNLPSYSTKPNTPSKEDSFTMDLRVQNDKKSVDSYTDTRERALLQLIFDMTMKNNSFILDNELIEIIKSHPKNNLILLYNAMAAYGLNNIDSWRCLLSYAQSMATCAICEGPVMWHRTDINQPANIDSEWKPKSRNKLIDSILMFTENHTKYTERTLSANVSQKKRSNNNIHFFKEKPTPLDYDINTIVNTKYNDYQSLERANTDSDNSTITFSLSLTDFEQLCSENDSNPAIKSQHSLSQVEFEHFQMENEEQNNFLEATQLKYSQNIKEERDPTIQRKPCDNPNHSITINDTDYLRIIKKCIDTSKSKVLDQRGQNSSDFYLTNTLSLKDISDYWKQFMYAFPEDRLILWDVFEKAIIKYYQTLHLRFKKMKEVEQLETENMELKKILKQFMDVEQDDVRLQKLCTPKIRKQQQMTSEKKNAKPTSFTDDSNNICGTSMRILTVNRPDKKKNIRPFTTPTKL